A genomic window from Pecten maximus chromosome 4, xPecMax1.1, whole genome shotgun sequence includes:
- the LOC117326158 gene encoding 39S ribosomal protein L13, mitochondrial-like codes for MANNRVIQWNTFSRIWWLYDANHQCVFKSAREIAKYLQGHHKPIYHPLSDVGDHVVVINTKHIALRNEAWRKFRFHHHTGYPKGHSMTAAWKLHDLDPTQIFQRTVKSNLPSNLLRPNLLRRLHLFPEDDVPEDILANVCDQIRQVQVIPKRLDQHTEEEIRNFPKLFDWPEDYNLDHYQGKKEQNELRGELLVS; via the exons ATGGCAAACAACAGAGTGATT CAATGGAACACATTTTCTAGAATTTGGTGGTTATATGATGCTAATCACCAGTGTGTGTTCAAGTCAGCGAGGGAAATCGCGAAATACCTCCAGGGTCATCACAAACCCATCTACCATCCCCTCA GTGATGTTGGAGACCATGTTGTTGTAATCAACACTAAACATATCGCCTTGAGAAATGAAGCATGGAGGAAGTTCAGATTCCATCATCACACAGG CTATCCAAAAGGTCATTCTATGACAGCTGCCTGGAAACTTCATGACCTTGATCCAACACAG ATCTTCCAAAGGACCGTGAAGAGTAACTTACCATCTAATCTCCTTCGACCAAACCTGTTAAGGAGGCTTCATCTGTTTCCAGAGGAC GACGTACCAGAAGATATCTTAGCCAATGTGTGTGATCAGATCAGACAAGTCCAGGTTATACCGAAGAGACTTGACCAGCACACAGAAGAGGAGATCAGAAACTTCCCCAAACTCTTCGACTG GCCAGAAGACTATAATCTTGATCATTACCAAGGGAAAAAGGAACAAAATGAGTTAAGAGGAGAGTTACTTGTGAGCTGA